The sequence TGCGGCTTCGAGCCAAGCtggggaagaaaacaaagaaacccaAGGCGGCAGAGTCTCAAAATCAGGTGTCAGTGAAGAAGCCCCAGGACCATCAAAaatgaagacagggaagcccgaAGAAACCAGTCTTGACTCTTGAGAGAAGAAGACCAACTAACTCAGCTCCCAAAAGTGCAGCAGCACCCAGGAGTGCTTCTCGAAAAGCCGCCAAGAGGTCCATCGCTGACAGCGAAGAGTCAGAAGCTTACAAGTCTCCCTCACCACCCACAACTCTGCCAAGCCCTCCAAGGAGGATCGGCCCACTGGGTCACCCACACGTCCTACTGCTTCTGAGGCCCGTGGTGCAGCCTCCACTGGGCCCTGTGTACTTGCTCGTCCCCTTAAAGCTGGAGCCACTCGAGTAGGAAGGCGCAGTGAGGACTCAGTGACCCTGCCGGCCCCCCGCCCATCACTCTCTCCCGGTCATCTCTACCCTCTGTGCACTTGGACCTTCCCACGGCCCCAAGAGCATTTTGGGCACATATTTACACTCAAAATAATTAGACTCCAGATTCCTCCTGGGTGTGTGGTCAGCTCATTTTGACTAAAATTCTCATGGTTTTGCTACCAACAGTTAAGTAATTAAATAAGCCGAGTGAGACtgaacttgagaaagaaaaaaaaaaaaacaaaaaccactgtCCTTGGACATTTCCAGCCTGTGACACCCCACTTGCACCCACAGCTAGAttgtccttcttccttcttcccacccAGACTCCCATGAAAATTTCATCCGTTGAGCCTTCCTTCCAGTGGATGGGGCTAGCTCCCTGGCTGTGTCACCATTTCTTGTGGACTGAGCATCACTCTGGCCAGACTCTAAAGTCCCTCTTACCCTTGGCCCCCACCACCCTCATCACTTGCCCTTGGATGCAGGTGGGTTGAGCAGGGACAGGAGGAAATATCTCTTGCCAAAAggtccctggaccaggaagctTCAAGTGAGTGAGACCTGGCACAGGGAGAGAAAGGTGTGCCAGCCTGAGCCATACTAGAATCTGCCTATCCTGTCTCCTACTAACCCACCCTTCATTCATGGAGCATCTCCACATGCTGGGGACGCATCATGGCGGCTGCAGTGATGAGCCCAATTCTCTTCTTGTTGCTCACAGTGTGCGGGAGACTTTGATCAGAAAGTGATCATGACAGAGGGAAAGCGCTTTGTGTCAGGAGACAATGTGATGTGTGACAGAGGCTTCTCATGGGTGTACATCAGACTTCCCTAAAAGAAAGTAACCTTGGGACTTGCCCagtggccagtggttaagaatctgccttgcaatgcaggggacacaggtttgatctctggtcagggaggtaaggtctcacatgctgcagagcagctaaaccTGCACTGCAATGAAAATCCCGTGTGacgctaagacctgatgcagccaaataaataaatattaaaaaaaaaaaaaaaagtaaccttcACAAAAAACAGAAGTGTCCTTCCAGTGAGGACAGGGGCAATGTAGGTGTGGGGAGTGGAGGTCACCACAAACTATTGAATGCCAGATAGACTCAACAATGTTTGTTCAACACAGGGAATATTGACAATATTTTTaagaactataaatggaaagtagctgttaaaaatcataataatttagatttccctggtggtacaatggatgggagcccacctgccagtacaggggacacaggttcagtctctggttggagaggatcccacatgccatggagcaactgagcccgagGGCCACAAATGCTGAAGCCTGGGATGCCTAGGGCCCAAGAGCCTCAGCCACTAAGCCtgggtgctgcaactactgagcccagatgccacaactactgaagccatgaGCTCAGAGCCTGTATCctgaaacaagagaaggcaccacaatgagaagtccatgccCAGCAAGGCAGAGTAGACCCTgttcactgcaaccagagaaagcccttgcacagcaacaaagacccagcacagccagcaataaataagtaaataattttaaatagtcgcaacaactttttaaatttaattcttttttatattttatttttggctgcattgaatCTTTCTGGCTGCATGCAGTGCTTACTCTAGGTGCACCAAGCCGGGGCTACACTCTatttgtggtgcgtgggcttctcattgccgtggcttctatGTTGCCAAGCACAGACTCTAGAGCTCTTGGGTTTTAGTGTCTGTGGCCGCAGCTCAGTAGCTGTGCTGCATGAGCTTaattgcctcatggcatgtggaatcttcccagaccagggatcgaacctgtgtctcctgacttGCCAGGAAGATTCCTAACtgctggactatcagggaagtctaatttttttttaagtgatgatccaggaattcccaggtggtacaatgAATAGGACTCAGTTCATACTAcctagggcccaggttcaatccctggttggggaactaaaatcccacaaggcCAAGTATCGAAAAAAGGGGACTTCCAGTAACCTCGAAAAAATGCTGGCCCACTGCCTCTGGTCAGGCTTGAACAAGGTCCTGGTCTCAGCGAACGCTGGCCCCCGACCCCTTGGAACATGTGCCCAGAGCCCAGTGGACTCTCTCTTGGAGGGGCTCCCCAATCCTTAGCATTTCCCACAAAGCCATGCCCCCAGAGGTCTCTCCACGGGGGCCTAAGCTACTCCTTAGGGATTAAAGCTTCCTGCACATCCTCTACCCCTCAGGACCAGGCCCCGGGGAAAAACGGGGAGCCCTGCTATTCAGGGTACACACCATGGCAAGCCCCACTGGCCCAGACCTCTGGCCTTGGATGGGCCCCGGTACCAGCTGGAGTCAATGCCCAGATCCCAGATCAGATCGCTGAGCTTGCAGATCTGCAATCAGAAGGGATTTGTCAAGCTGGCACTAGAACACCAGTGAGGAACCCAGGGGTGGCCAGGCAGGGTTTCTAGGGCAGCACTGCTCTGGGGAGGAGCCCCGCCCACAAGGGCCTGGAGTCAGGCTTCCCCTGTGCCCCCAGAGCCTCCCCAGTGCCAGTCTTCTCTTTGGGGGAGAATGAGCCCTCCCACAGTTTCTGAACCCGCCTGGGTCCTGGGTGGAAAGATGCAGGAAACACTGGGTCGCTGCTGAGAGTGGCCCTGCGAATGTTCCAGGCCCCAGGGCCTCCTGCCCTTCCATACCTGAAACCTCTGCCTGCTCTGCtcccaggctccccagcctgCTCCCCACTCCCAGGCTCAAGGCCCCCCGCATGGTTGGGAGGTGAAGGTCCTAGGTTGGGACCTGAATACTTggtgccagccccacccccaggctggcaTTTGGCAAACCCACCAGCCCTGAACTCTGTCCCACTAGATCCCTCAGGAGGGAGAGGGACTTACCTGAAGGGGTCTCAGTGACCACCTGTCTTATTCCTCTTCTGCCCACACTGCAGGCCCCGATCCACGTACAGTGAACCAGGTGACCCGCCTCAACACACGTGGACGCGGTGCACGGGGCCACTGTGGAGCCACCCAGGCAGCTGTTCCAAGAGCACTCCCTGTGCTACAGGGTCCCTGCCCACAGTCACCTCCTTGTCACCTAGGCAGCCGCAGGGCCCTGGAGGAGTGTGGGTGGGGACTGAATTTCACACTGGGAATATACATGTGGTATTACTGTGTTTGTCCTTAGGGTTAAGACCCCCGTGCCGAGTAATGCCTCCAAGTAGCCTAAACACTCCCAGACCTGCGAACACTAGGGTGCGCTTGTCCAGTGTCTGTGATATCATGCAGTCAGGGCTGGGATCCAGTGGGTGGGCTCTCTGGCTTCTTCCGCAACCGTTTCCCACAAGATTTCTACTGCACCCGGGGGTGGACCTCGGTGGCACGCCCCTGCCACCTCCCCGCTTCCCAGCCCCAGGGAGTGGCCAGCCCAGACCAACCCACTGGAGAAGTTCATGATAAGTGCAGGGAGGCTGGAGACCTCTGGGGCTCTGAACATAGTCTCCACATCCACAGGCGATCCCTGGAGGCCACAAGGGCTTGGTCACTGAGACCAGAAAGGCTTCCAGCATCCAGTCCGGGAGCCCAGCTGGCAGAAGGGGAGCACCTGGGAGTCTCCACTGCCCCgctgccctcccccagcatgaaaaccctaaagaaacaGCAGCTAGAAGTACTGAGCATCTACAAATACGTGTTCTGTTTCCTCTTCATGGGTGAGGGGAACCAAGCTGGGGTCCACTAGGGAAGATGGAAAGAGGGGAGGGTGGAAGAGAAAGGCTGGAGCCCACTGTCACTCGGATCTCTAGGGCCAGGGAGGGGGTGCCCAGAAGTCCAGCTGGGAGACCGGCAGGGGTCTCATTGGTGAGGGTGGAGAAGTCACTGCAGTTTCAGAATCTAAAtcattctcctttctcctttgtaCCCAggccctttcttttcctttcttgcctcctttctcctcTTCACCTCCCTCTGGTGGCTCTCTGTTCTCTACTCGGTGTGGTTATTCCTGGACCAGGACATACCCCACCGAGGTGAGCGCTTAAACAAGGGCCCAGGGAGAAGAGGTGATAAAGGCTGTCTGTAGGAATTCTTCCCCCGCCCTTATCGCTCTGCTCAAGGAGGAAGGTGTTGTCAGTGGACGAGGAACTGGGCTCTTTGGAAACACCTGAGTGATTATTTCCCCATTAAGGTAACAGGACACCCTCCAAGGGatgctctccccctccctctcccctaccCCGCCAACTCCTCATCCCTCCTCACCTCTCCCTATGAcggctgtttcagttcagtcaatgGGGCAGCGAGTGTGGTGGTGTTTCAAGAGTGAACCGTGTGCCCTTGACCCCATCTTTGATTCTGAACTCTGACGTCTGTTAGTGCGGAGGGAGGTCTTTTCCCGTAAgtcttctctgtttatttcccTCACCCTGTCCCCTGGCCCCCACAGCTGATAAAAACAGCAGAGCTGCCCTCAGACGGGAACTATGTACCTGTCACCCACCCACATGGGATCTTGGCCATCGCAAGCTTCTGTAACTTCTGCACGGAGGGCACTGGCTCCTCCCAGCAGTTCCCAGGGCTTCAGTTCTCGGTGGCCATATTGAACAGGTTCTTCTGCCTCCCAGTCTATCGAGACTATGTTATGTCCTATGGTAAGTCTTGAGCCGAGTGACAGAAGGCAACTCCATCTGGCTGGAGTGGTCCCCACTCACAGCCTACCGCAGGCACTCTGCTTGAACTCACAGTGGAGGGTCAGGAAGTGACTTTGGAGCAAGGGTCCCGCATCCTTGCTGGGAGAGGTGCTGTAGAGTTCACggactggggggcagggggacaggGGTAAggagtttggaaagaaaggggtggGATCTCACTCTTCCTGTGCTAAAGGGAGAAGAGCCTAGGGAACCCATGAGTGGGTAAGATCTGTTCCTGCACCCTCTCTTGTCCACAGGAGTATGTTCCATGAACCGTCAGAGCCTGGATTTTATTCTGTCCCAGCCCCAGCTCGGCCAGGCTGTGGTCATCATGGTCGGGGGAGCCCATGAGGCCTTGCATGCCATCCCAGGGCAGCACTGCCTCATTCTCCGGAACCGTAAAGGTTTTGTCCGCCTGGCACTGAGGCACGGGTGAGCGGTGGCCCACCTCGCAGTGTGTCTGGGGATCTACACTCTGTGCCTACACACCCGCCCCCTGGAGCTGGACTGTGTGTCCCCAGAGCTTCCACCGTGACCACCTCTAGAGGGCGCTCTAGGCAGACCTTGGGTGTTTCCTCTGTGCCCAGCCCTGGTGCCCATTCCCCAGGCTTCCTCCCACGCAGAGAGAGACGGGATCACAGTGCAAATCGCTGGACCCACTGTCTTGGATGCCCACAGTTCATTGCTTTATGAAATCCTTCAAGCAAGACCTTGCAGGCTTCTTTACTTGTGAAATAGGGTGAACACCCACCTTGCCACCGTGTTGTAGTTGAGACTGTATGAGAAAATGTATATACAGTGGCCCAGTACACATTCGTCTTAAGAGCCGTGAGtcccggacttccctggtggtccagtgggtaagacaccatactcccaatgcaggggacctggatttgatccctgatcagggaactagatcccacatgccccagcaaAGACATGGCAGaaccaaataactaaataaaaatatttttttaaaaaaagaaacataagtcCCTTCTTCCAGATCTTTCCTTGTAGTAACATCATTTGGCCTACAAAGTGCTTCAAATGGCCTTGGGAAGTGG is a genomic window of Bubalus kerabau isolate K-KA32 ecotype Philippines breed swamp buffalo chromosome 23, PCC_UOA_SB_1v2, whole genome shotgun sequence containing:
- the LOC129637669 gene encoding 2-acylglycerol O-acyltransferase 3-like, translating into MKTLKKQQLEVLSIYKYVFCFLFMGPFFSFLASFLLFTSLWWLSVLYSVWLFLDQDIPHRGGRCCQWTRNWALWKHLSDYFPIKLIKTAELPSDGNYVPVTHPHGILAIASFCNFCTEGTGSSQQFPGLQFSVAILNRFFCLPVYRDYVMSYGVCSMNRQSLDFILSQPQLGQAVVIMVGGAHEALHAIPGQHCLILRNRKGFVRLALRHGPLLSCLLTFPAALENDIFSVKAFAPDSWQRPFQVTIKKSVDISPCIFWGCGLFSAKSWGLMPLARPITTVVGRPIPVPQCPQRTEEQVDHYHTLYMKALEQLFEEHKESCGLLASTHLTFF